A genome region from Populus alba chromosome 5, ASM523922v2, whole genome shotgun sequence includes the following:
- the LOC118051448 gene encoding uncharacterized protein isoform X2 has protein sequence MWKWIFKLGIQPDAITFNTLINGLCNEGKIKEAVGLFNEIVRRGHEPNVISYNTVINGLCKSGNTNMAVHVLKKMEQNGCKPDVVTYSIIIDSLCKDRLVNEALEFLSKMVERDIPPDVVTYSSILHGFCNLGQLNEATRLFKEMVGGDVMPNTVTFTILVDGLCKEGMVSEARCVFETMTEKGAEPDVYTYTALMDGYCLQNQMDEARKVLDIMVGKGCAPDVHSYSVLINGYCKRRRLDEAKRLLFEMSEKELTPNTVTYSTVMQGLCQVGRPQEALNLFKEMCSSSLLPDLMTYSILLDGCCKHGDLDEALQLLKEMQERKIKPNIVIYNILIQGMFIAGKLEVAKELFSKLSTDGIQPTVRTYNVMIWGLLKEGLSDEAYKLFRKMEDNGFLPDSCSYNVIIQGFLKNQDSSTAVQLIDEMVGKRFSADSSTFQMLLDLESYDEAICRFMRGSSQHRKMK, from the exons ATGTGGAAATGG ATATTCAAACTAGGTATTCAACCTGATGCTATCACATTCAATACACTCATTAATGGGCTCTGCAATGAGGGAAAGATTAAAGAGGCAGTAGGATTGTTTAATGAGATAGTACGGAGAGGGCATGAACCCAATGTAATTAGCTATAATACGGTAATCAATGGTTTGTGCAAAAGTGGCAACACAAATATGGCTGTTCACgtgttgaagaagatggaaCAAAATGGGTGCAAGCCAGATGTGGTGACATATAGTATAATCATAGACAGCCTTTGCAAAGATAGGCTAGTTAATGAGGCCTTGGAGTTCTTATCTAAAATGGTGGAACGGGACATTCCACCAGATGTCGTTACTTACAGTTCCATACTCCATGGTTTTTGCAATTTAGGACAACTGAATGAAGCTACTAGATTGTTCAAAGAAATGGTTGGTGGGGATGTTATGCCAAATACAGTGACGTTCACTATTCTGGTTGATGGACTCTGCAAAGAAGGGATGGTTTCAGAAGCTCGGTGCGTCTTCGAAACGATGACTGAAAAAGGTGCCGAGCCAGATGTTTACACCTACACTGCCTTGATGGATGGATACTGTTTACAGAACCAAATGGATGAGGCCAGAAAAGTGCTCGACATCATGGTTGGCAAGGGTTGTGCACCTGATGTACATAGTTACAGTGTCTTGATCAATGGATATTGCAAGAGAAGAAGGCTGGACGAGGCAAAAAGATTACTTTTTGAAATGTCTGAAAAAGAATTGACTCCTAATACTGTCACTTACAGCACTGTTATGCAAGGTCTCTGCCAAGTAGGGAGACCTCAGGAAGCTCTAAATCTCTTCAAGGAGATGTGCTCTTCAAGCCTTCTTCCAGATTTGATGACTTACTCAATTTTGCTAGATGGCTGCTGCAAACATGGAGATTTAGATGAGGCATTACAATTGCTCAAGGAAATGCAAGAGAGGAAAATCAAACCTAATATCGTCATTTATAATATTCTTATTCAAGGCATGTTTATTGCTGGGAAGCTTGAAGTTGCAAAGGAACTATTTTCCAAGCTATCTACGGATGGAATACAACCTACTGTACGAACATACAATGTCATGATCTGGGGACTTCTTAAAGAAGGGCTGTCAGATGAAGCGTACAAATTGTTTAGAAAAATGGAAGATAATGGCTTCTTGCCTGACAGTTGCTCTTATAATGTTATCATTCAAGGATTTCTTAAAAATCAGGACTCATCTACTGCTGTACAACTTATTGATGAAATGGTTGGTAAAAGATTTTCTGCGGATTCGTCTACATTTCAGATGTTATTGGATCTGGAATCTTATGATGAAGCCATATGCCGGTTCATGCGTGGAAGCTCTCAACATAGAAAAATGAAGTGA
- the LOC118051448 gene encoding uncharacterized protein isoform X1, which yields MMMFVRKGAFRATASSSAIRLLLQQHVEMGIVPFPPNFPSFSFFNHHHITTSACTKKPSLPKKNCGFVSNTSNDISIDDALTSFYRMVHMNPRPSVVEFGKFLGSIAKKKQYSSVVSLCSQMDLFGVTHNVYSLNILINCLCRLNHVDFAVSVLAKIFKLGIQPDAITFNTLINGLCNEGKIKEAVGLFNEIVRRGHEPNVISYNTVINGLCKSGNTNMAVHVLKKMEQNGCKPDVVTYSIIIDSLCKDRLVNEALEFLSKMVERDIPPDVVTYSSILHGFCNLGQLNEATRLFKEMVGGDVMPNTVTFTILVDGLCKEGMVSEARCVFETMTEKGAEPDVYTYTALMDGYCLQNQMDEARKVLDIMVGKGCAPDVHSYSVLINGYCKRRRLDEAKRLLFEMSEKELTPNTVTYSTVMQGLCQVGRPQEALNLFKEMCSSSLLPDLMTYSILLDGCCKHGDLDEALQLLKEMQERKIKPNIVIYNILIQGMFIAGKLEVAKELFSKLSTDGIQPTVRTYNVMIWGLLKEGLSDEAYKLFRKMEDNGFLPDSCSYNVIIQGFLKNQDSSTAVQLIDEMVGKRFSADSSTFQMLLDLESYDEAICRFMRGSSQHRKMK from the coding sequence atgaTGATGTTTGTGCGGAAAGGCGCTTTTAGAGCTACGGCTTCTTCTTCTGCTATTCGGCTTCTTCTTCAACAACATGTGGAAATGGGTATCGTTCCTTTTCCTCCTAATTTCCCTTCTTTCTCATTCTTCAATCATCACCACATCACCACTTCTGCTTGCACTAAGAAACCTTCTTTgcctaaaaaaaattgtgggTTTGTTAGTAATACTAGCAATGACATTAGTATTGATGATGCCTTGACTTCATTCTATCGCATGGTCCACATGAATCCTAGGCCTTCTGTTGTGGAATTTGGCAAATTCTTAGGGTCCATTGCCAAAAAGAAACAGTATTCCTCTGTTGTCTCTTTGTGCAGTCAAATGGATTTGTTTGGAGTTACCCACAATGTTTATTCTCTAAATATATTGATTAACTGCCTTTGTCGCTTGAACCATGTTGATTTTGCTGTCTCTGTCTTGGCTAAGATATTCAAACTAGGTATTCAACCTGATGCTATCACATTCAATACACTCATTAATGGGCTCTGCAATGAGGGAAAGATTAAAGAGGCAGTAGGATTGTTTAATGAGATAGTACGGAGAGGGCATGAACCCAATGTAATTAGCTATAATACGGTAATCAATGGTTTGTGCAAAAGTGGCAACACAAATATGGCTGTTCACgtgttgaagaagatggaaCAAAATGGGTGCAAGCCAGATGTGGTGACATATAGTATAATCATAGACAGCCTTTGCAAAGATAGGCTAGTTAATGAGGCCTTGGAGTTCTTATCTAAAATGGTGGAACGGGACATTCCACCAGATGTCGTTACTTACAGTTCCATACTCCATGGTTTTTGCAATTTAGGACAACTGAATGAAGCTACTAGATTGTTCAAAGAAATGGTTGGTGGGGATGTTATGCCAAATACAGTGACGTTCACTATTCTGGTTGATGGACTCTGCAAAGAAGGGATGGTTTCAGAAGCTCGGTGCGTCTTCGAAACGATGACTGAAAAAGGTGCCGAGCCAGATGTTTACACCTACACTGCCTTGATGGATGGATACTGTTTACAGAACCAAATGGATGAGGCCAGAAAAGTGCTCGACATCATGGTTGGCAAGGGTTGTGCACCTGATGTACATAGTTACAGTGTCTTGATCAATGGATATTGCAAGAGAAGAAGGCTGGACGAGGCAAAAAGATTACTTTTTGAAATGTCTGAAAAAGAATTGACTCCTAATACTGTCACTTACAGCACTGTTATGCAAGGTCTCTGCCAAGTAGGGAGACCTCAGGAAGCTCTAAATCTCTTCAAGGAGATGTGCTCTTCAAGCCTTCTTCCAGATTTGATGACTTACTCAATTTTGCTAGATGGCTGCTGCAAACATGGAGATTTAGATGAGGCATTACAATTGCTCAAGGAAATGCAAGAGAGGAAAATCAAACCTAATATCGTCATTTATAATATTCTTATTCAAGGCATGTTTATTGCTGGGAAGCTTGAAGTTGCAAAGGAACTATTTTCCAAGCTATCTACGGATGGAATACAACCTACTGTACGAACATACAATGTCATGATCTGGGGACTTCTTAAAGAAGGGCTGTCAGATGAAGCGTACAAATTGTTTAGAAAAATGGAAGATAATGGCTTCTTGCCTGACAGTTGCTCTTATAATGTTATCATTCAAGGATTTCTTAAAAATCAGGACTCATCTACTGCTGTACAACTTATTGATGAAATGGTTGGTAAAAGATTTTCTGCGGATTCGTCTACATTTCAGATGTTATTGGATCTGGAATCTTATGATGAAGCCATATGCCGGTTCATGCGTGGAAGCTCTCAACATAGAAAAATGAAGTGA